From one Lolium rigidum isolate FL_2022 chromosome 4, APGP_CSIRO_Lrig_0.1, whole genome shotgun sequence genomic stretch:
- the LOC124650478 gene encoding aldose reductase codes for MASAKAMGQAERDHFVLKSGHAMPAVGLGTWRAGSDTAHSVQTAITEAGYRHVDTAAQYGIEKEVGKGLKAAMQNGIDRKDLFVTSKLWCTNLTPERVRPALENTLKDLQLDYIDLYLIHWPFRLKDGAHQPPEAGEVLEFDMEGVWKEMENLVKDGLVKNIGVCNYTVTKLDRLLRCAKIAPAVCQMEMHPGWKNDKIFEACKKRGIHVTAYSPLGSSEKNLAHDPVVEKVANKLNKTPGQVLIMWALQRGTSVIPKSSKDERIKENIQVFGWEIPEEDFQVLCGIKDEKRVLTGEELFVNKTHGPYKSASEVWDNEN; via the exons ATGGCGAGTGCAAAGGCAATGGGGCAGGCAGAGAGAGATCACTTTGTTCTCAAGAGCGGGCATGCTATGCCGGCCGTTGGATTAGGCACTTGGAGAGCCGGCTCAGATACTGCTCACTCCGTTCAAACAGCCATCACTGAG GCTGGATACAGGCATGTCGACACAGCTGCTCAATATGGCATAGAAAAGGAG GTCGGCAAAGGGCTTAAGGCTGCAATGCAAAATGGAATCGACAGGAAAGATTTGTTCGTGACGTCAAAACTATG GTGCACAAACTTGACTCCTGAGAGGGTGCGACCAGCATTGGAGAACACACTCAAGGATTTACAGTTGGATTATATTGATCTTTACCTT ATCCATTGGCCGTTCCGACTGAAAGATGGGGCACACCAGCCTCCGGAAGCTGGGGAAGTGTTAGAAttcgacatggagggagtatggaaGGAAATGGAAAACCTTGTGAAAGATGGACTAGTTAAGAACATCGGTGTCTGCAATTACACGGTGACCAAGCTGGACCGGCTGCTACGATGTGCAAAAATTGCACCGGCAGTATGCCAG ATGGAAATGCACCCTGGCTGGAAGAACGATAAGATTTTTGAGGCATGCAAGAAGCGTGGAATCCATGTTACT GCCTACTCTCCATTGGGTTCTTCAGAAAAGAACCTTGCTCATGACCCTGTTGTTGAAAAG GTAGCCAACAAACTAAACAAGACCCCAGGGCAGGTGCTCATCATGTGGGCTCTGCAGAGGGGAACGAGTGTTATCCCGAAATCAAGTAAAGATGAGAGGATCAAGGAGAATATCCAGGTGTTTGGATGGGAGATCCCCGAGGAAGACTTCCAGGTCTTGTGCGGCATCAAAGATGAG AAGCGTGTCCTGACCGGAGAGGAGCTGTTCGTGAACAAGACCCACGGGCCGTACAAGAGTGCATCGGAGGTCTGGGATAACGAGAACTGA
- the LOC124648722 gene encoding protein RETICULATA-RELATED 5, chloroplastic-like, with amino-acid sequence MSRNAAPFKPLLPSPSSRLRAKPLSSGAPSSPFPRRSVVASASSRRDFLLLVPSLAAASAILRPLPAAAADEVASPPPPPADPPTPTPPPPPPEPKQPEESPMSRVYDATVIGEPQAVGKEARPRVWDKLAAAKVVYLGEAELVPDPDDRVLQLEIVKKLASRCKEAQRGLALALEAFPCDLQQQLDQFMTGRIDGSTLKLYTLHWPAERWQEYEPLLNFCRDNGIKLVACGTPLQVKRTVQAEGISGLSKAERKAYAPPAGSGFISGFTSISGRSLIDKITSTRDSSFGPDSYLSAQARVVDDYTMSQIIVKELKDRGPSGMLIVVTGASHLIYGPRGIGVPARISKKIAKKEQVVVLLDPERQSIRREGEIPVADFLWYSAAKPCSRNCFDRAEIARVMNAAGRRPEALPQDLQKGLDLGVVSPEILQNFFDLEKYPVMTELIHRFQGFRERLLADPKFLQRLAIEEAISITTTLLAQYERRKGRFFEEIDYVITDTVRGSVVDFFTVWLPAPTISVLSYTDNDSGQSLDFVKGLLGSLPDNAFQKNAFGQNWNTNQRVAAVIIGGLKLAGVGFVSSVGAGVSSDLLYAVRGVLKPSVSAQAGRKRAPILKSAAVYGGFLGTSANLRYQIIAGLLEHRLGESLATRYNQPLLAGLLSFVARTVNSYLGTQQWVDLARYTGLQKTKEPLPSEEVPTPPETSQLEVSQLEGGRTEVQNSDDRSNIDQSSDLTK; translated from the exons ATGTCACGAAACGCCGCCCCCTTCAAACCGCTCCTCCCGTCTCCGAGCTCCCGCCTCCGCGCCAAGCCGCTGAGCTCCGGCGCCCCCTCCTCTCCCTTTCCCCGCCGCAGCGTagtcgcctccgcctcctcccgccgcgacttcctcctcctcgtcccctcactcgccgccgcctcggccatCCTCCGcccgctccccgccgccgccgccgatgaagtGGCGTccccaccacctcctcccgccgATCCTCCGACCCCCACCCCGCCGCCTCCCCCACCGGAGCCGAAGCAGCCCGAGGAGTCGCCCATGTCGAGGGTGTACGACGCGACCGTCATCGGGGAGCCGCAGGCGGTGGGGAAGGAGGCCAGGCCCCGGGTGTGGGACAAGCTGGCGGCCGCGAAGGTCGTGTACCTCGGCGAGGCCGAGCTCGTGCCCGACCCCGACGACCGCGTGCTCCAGCTCGAGATCGTCAAGAAGCTCGCGAGCCGCTGCAAGGAGGCCCAGAGGGGCCTCGCCCTCGCGCTCGAGGCCTTCCCCTGCGACCTCCAGCAGCAACTCGACCAGTTCATGACCGGAAG GATTGATGGCAGCACCTTAAAGCTGTACACGTTGCACTGGCCAGCAGAGCGCTGGCAGGAGTATGAACCTCTTCTAAATTTCTGTCGCGATAATGGAATTAAGCTTGTTGCTTGTGGAACCCCACTGCAG GTGAAAAGAACTGTCCAAGCGGAGGGGATTAGTGGTCTTTCAAAAGCAGAAAGAAAGGCGTATGCTCCTCCAGCAGGCTCTGGCTTCATTTCTGGTTTTACATCTATCTCGGGTCGGTCATTGATAGACAAGATTACATCAACTCGCGACTCTTCTTTTGGTCCGGACTCATATTTATCAGCACAGGCAAGAGTAGTTGATGACTATACCATGTCTCAGATAATTGTGAAAGAACTTAAAGACAGAGGTCCTTCAGGGATGCTAATTGTTGTGACGGGCGCCAGTCATCTTATATATGGGCCACGAGGAATTGGTGTACCTGCCAGAATATCTAAAAAGATAGCAAAGAAAGAACAAGTTGTGGTACTTCTTGATCCTGAAAGACAAAGTATAAGGAGGGAAGGTGAAATTCCAGTTGCGGATTTCTTATGGTATTCAGCAGCTAAACCTTGCAGTAGAAACTGCTTTGACCGTGCTGAAATTGCTAGAGTTATGAATGCTGCTGGCAGGAGGCCGGAAGCTTTACCTCAG GATCTTCAGAAAGGCTTAGATCTTGGAGTTGTTTCTCCTGAGATATTGCAGAACTTCTTTGACCTCGAGAAATACCCCGTTATGACTGAATTGATTCACCGATTCCAA GGCTTCCGGGAAAGATTGCTGGCAGACCCCAAATTCCTTCAAAGACTAGCCATTGAAGAGGCTATATCAATTACAACCACTCTGTTAGCACAGTACGAAAGACGGAAAGGGCGATTTTTTGAAGAAATTGACTATGTCATCACTGATACTGTCAGAGGCTCTGTTGTCGATTTCTTTACAGTGTGGCTTCCTGCTCCAACTATTTCAGTGCTTTCTTATACTGATAATGACTCTGGTCAGAGCTTGGACTTTGTCAAAGGCCTTTTGGGATCATTGCCAGATAATGCGTTCCAGAAGAATGCCTTTGGTCAGAATTGGAATACGAACCAGAGGGTTGCAGCAGTAATAATCGGTGGTCTAAAACTTGCTGGTGTCGGGTTTGTTTCTAGTGTTGGGGCTGGAGTTTCCTCAGATCTCCTGTATGCTGTTCGAGGAGTTCTGAAACCTTCAGTGAGTGCGCAAGCAGGGCGAAAGAGAGCTCCTATTTTGAAGTCAGCAGCTGTTTATGGTGGCTTTCTTGGAACATCAGCAAATTTACGGTATCAG ATCATTGCTGGCTTATTGGAGCATCGGCTAGGAGAGAGCTTGGCAACTCGCTATAATCAGCCACTTCTTGCTGGTCTCTTGTCGTTTGTTGCAAGGACGGTTAACTCATACTTGGGAACTCAG CAATGGGTTGATCTGGCTCGGTACACAGGGCTACAAAAGACCAAGGAACCGCTTCCTTCTGAAGAGGTTCCCACACCACCTGAAACATCCCAGCTAGAAGTGTCCCAGTTAGAGGGCGGTAGAACAGAAGTACAAAATTCGGATGACAGGAGCAATATTGACCAATCGAGTGATCTGACCAAGTGA